ATAATCGTCATCCCGCATTTATTCTGTCGCCGGGTTTCATTCCGATTGGTGGCGCCCGCTGCCGATTGCCCCACCTTTTCGCTGACTGATAGAAAACGACCAAATGCATTGGCATCGTCTAATTTGCGGCATTACCGTCTTCGCGATGGTTGCGGCCTCGTCAGCTTGGTCGCTGGCAGCCGACAATTCGAAGAAGCCGACAACTTTCGATGCCGCGAAGCTCCCGCCCGCGACTGCGCGCGAGGTCGATTTCATTCGCGATGTTCGCCCGCTGTTCGAGGCCCGGTGTTGGAAGTGCCACGGGGAGGCGAAGCATGAATCGGGGTTGAGCCTGTTTCGCAAGGAGTCGGCGTTTGCGGGCGGGGATGGCGGCAAGGCGTTTGAGCCGGGGAAGAGTGCCGAGAGCCGGTTGATTCGGTATGTCTCGGGGCTCGATTCCGAGACGGTCATGCCGCCGGAGGGAGAAGGGGAGCGGTTGACGGCAGAGCAAGTTGGCTTGTTGCGAGGCTGGATCGATCAAGGGGCGAAATGGCCGGCGGAAGCGGATACGGCCGGGGCGTCGGCAAGCACGCACTGGGCGTATAAGAAGCCCGAGCGGGCGACGATTCCCGCGGTGAAGAACTCGGCTTGGCCGCGGAATGAGATCGACTATTTCGTGCTCGCTCGGCTGGAAAAAGAGGGGCTCGCGCCGCAGTCCGAGGTAGATCGCGCGCGACTGATTCGCCGCGTCTCGCTCGATCTCGTCGGCCTGCCGCCGACGGTCGAAGAGGTCGATGCGTTTCTGGCGGATAAGGGCCCGGACGCGTATGAAAAAGTGGTCGATCGGCTGCTCGCCTCGTCGCGCTACGGTGAGCGCTGGGCGCGGCCCTGGCTCGATCTGGCCCGCTATGCCGATACGCACGGCTACGAGAAGGACACGCGGCGGAGCATGTGGCCCTATCGCGATTGGGTCATCAATGCTTTGAACAAGAACATGCCGTTCGATCAATTCACGATCGAACAATTGGCCGGCGATCTGCTGCCGAACGCCACGCTCGAGCAGAAGATCGCCACCGGCTTTCACCGCAACACCATGATCAACATGGAAGGGGGCGTCGATCCGGAGGAGTATCGCGTGGCGGCCGTGATCGATCGCGTGAACACGACGGCGACCGTCTGGCTCGGCACGACGCTCGGCTGCTGCCAGTGCCATAGCCACAAATACGATCCGTTCAAGCAGAAGGAATACTACCAGTTCATGGCCTTCTTCAATAACACGGCCGATACGGGTTCCAACGAGAACCCGAAGGTCGAGGTCGCGGCGGAGGGGCGAGGGACGAGGGACGAGGGACGAGGGGACGCAGACCGCCGAAAAGTTGAGCCCGTTGTGATTGCGGCGATCGAAGAAAACGCGACGGATGTGAAGAGCGAAAACGGCGCGAAGAGCCAAAGCGAAGCCAAGAACGATTCGTTAGTCGGCTCGCTTGCGAGCCGATCCGCAGCCCCCGCCGAGACGAATGATAAATCCGCCGAAAAGAAACCGAAAGCCAAGAAGAAACCCGAGCCGCCGAAGCTCACGACGCTCGTGATGCAGGAATTGCCGAAGCCGCGAGAGCAGCATCTGTTCGTCGGCGGGAGCTTCTTGAATCCGGGAGAAGTGGTCTCACCGAACGTGCCTGCGGTCTTGAATCCGTTCCCGGCCGATCAGCCGCGCAATCGATTGGGCTTGGCCAAATGGCTCGTCGATCCGGCCAATCCGCTCACGGCGCGAGTCGCGATCAACCGCATCTGGGCGCAGTATTTCGGCAGCGGCATCGTGCTCACCATCGAGGATTTCGGCACCAAGGGGGAGCGGCCGATGCATCCCGAGCTGCTCGATTGGCTGGCGACCGACTTCATCCGCCGCGATTGGGATTTGAAGGCGATGCACCGGCTGATCGTCACCTCGGCCACCTATCGGCAATCGTCGCGAGCGACGCCCGAGCTGCTCGAACGCGATCCGCAGAATCGCCTGCTGGCCCGGGGGCCGCGCGTGCGGCTCGAAGCGGAATTGGTCCGCGATCAGGCCCTGGCCGCCAGCGGTTTGTTGAGCCCCAAGATCGGCGGGCCGAGCGTCATGCCGCCGCAGCCCGACGGGATTTGGAGTTCGCCGTATAGCGGCGACCGTTGGGCCACTGCGGCGGGCGAAGACCGTTGTCGTCGCGGCCTGTACACGTTTTGGAAGCGGACCGCCCCGTATCCGTCGTTCACGAGCTTCGACGCTCCAAGCCGCGAGTTTTGCGTCGTCCGCCGCCCGCGAACCAATACGCCGCTGCAAGCGCTCGCAATCTTGAACGACCCGGTTTACATCGAGGCAGCACAAGCCCTCGCCCGCCGAATGGTGAAGGAACCCGACCGCGCCGACGCGACGGCGCGGCTCGTTCGCGGCTTCCGGCTCTGCCTGGCCCGCACGCCGGAGCCGGCGGAGTCGGATCGGCTCCTGTCGCTGTATAATCAGGAACTCGATCGCTTCCGCGGCGACGCCAAATCGG
The nucleotide sequence above comes from Pirellulales bacterium. Encoded proteins:
- a CDS encoding PSD1 and planctomycete cytochrome C domain-containing protein, whose translation is MHWHRLICGITVFAMVAASSAWSLAADNSKKPTTFDAAKLPPATAREVDFIRDVRPLFEARCWKCHGEAKHESGLSLFRKESAFAGGDGGKAFEPGKSAESRLIRYVSGLDSETVMPPEGEGERLTAEQVGLLRGWIDQGAKWPAEADTAGASASTHWAYKKPERATIPAVKNSAWPRNEIDYFVLARLEKEGLAPQSEVDRARLIRRVSLDLVGLPPTVEEVDAFLADKGPDAYEKVVDRLLASSRYGERWARPWLDLARYADTHGYEKDTRRSMWPYRDWVINALNKNMPFDQFTIEQLAGDLLPNATLEQKIATGFHRNTMINMEGGVDPEEYRVAAVIDRVNTTATVWLGTTLGCCQCHSHKYDPFKQKEYYQFMAFFNNTADTGSNENPKVEVAAEGRGTRDEGRGDADRRKVEPVVIAAIEENATDVKSENGAKSQSEAKNDSLVGSLASRSAAPAETNDKSAEKKPKAKKKPEPPKLTTLVMQELPKPREQHLFVGGSFLNPGEVVSPNVPAVLNPFPADQPRNRLGLAKWLVDPANPLTARVAINRIWAQYFGSGIVLTIEDFGTKGERPMHPELLDWLATDFIRRDWDLKAMHRLIVTSATYRQSSRATPELLERDPQNRLLARGPRVRLEAELVRDQALAASGLLSPKIGGPSVMPPQPDGIWSSPYSGDRWATAAGEDRCRRGLYTFWKRTAPYPSFTSFDAPSREFCVVRRPRTNTPLQALAILNDPVYIEAAQALARRMVKEPDRADATARLVRGFRLCLARTPEPAESDRLLSLYNQELDRFRGDAKSAQSIGGKLDGAAPAAELAAWTVVANVLLNLDETLNKG